A part of Hippea maritima DSM 10411 genomic DNA contains:
- the dxs gene encoding 1-deoxy-D-xylulose-5-phosphate synthase yields the protein MLLEKVNYPSDLKKLSVKELEILADEVREYIIRNVSKTGGHLASSLGAVELTIALHYVFETPEDKLVWDVGHQTYAHKIITGRKDRFPTLRQYGGLSGFPKREESPYDTFNVGHAGTSISAALGMALGRDLTNSSDHVVAIIGDGSLSCGIAYEGLDNAGYIDTDLVVVVNDNNMSISPSLGSLSAYLSKKMSGPIYNRLRDEVEKVIESLPLPKEPTLKIARKLEESFKFFSPGLLFEELGFKYFGPLNGHKLEDLIKIFENVKKLRGPILIHVVTKKGKGYKPAEDNPSLFHGIGKFDVESGEPIKSKTVKKNCSSVFGDKVVEIMRKRDDVVAITAAMLLGTGLQKAKNEFPDRVYDVGIAEQHAVTMAGGLSIKGIKPIVAIYSTFLQRAYDQIIHDIALQNLPVIFAIDRAGIVGDDGETHQGVFDISYLRAVPNMTIIAPKDSYELEKVLEFAVDYNDGPVAVRYPRGTCATIDERYRIEKIEIGKWQTLKKAENDDVAILAVGNCNEVALKVEEELAKSNVGVTIVNALFVKPMDYELLRNLSKYKVVVTIEENVKLGGFGEAVASFFMEEGIGVKFRSFALPDIFIEHGSQEILRDKYGLSARKISEYILHLTS from the coding sequence TTGCTTCTTGAGAAAGTTAACTATCCGTCAGATTTAAAAAAATTATCTGTAAAAGAACTTGAAATACTAGCTGATGAAGTTAGAGAGTATATAATCAGAAATGTTTCAAAAACGGGAGGGCATTTAGCTTCATCATTGGGCGCGGTTGAGCTTACAATTGCCCTCCATTATGTATTTGAAACACCGGAGGATAAACTTGTTTGGGATGTAGGACATCAAACATACGCTCATAAAATAATCACTGGCAGAAAGGATAGGTTTCCTACACTAAGGCAATACGGGGGATTAAGCGGTTTCCCAAAAAGAGAAGAAAGCCCTTACGACACCTTCAATGTAGGCCATGCAGGTACTTCCATTTCTGCTGCCTTGGGTATGGCACTTGGAAGGGATTTAACCAATAGCAGTGATCACGTTGTTGCTATAATAGGGGATGGGTCTTTATCGTGTGGAATAGCTTACGAAGGATTGGATAATGCTGGCTATATAGACACAGACCTTGTTGTTGTTGTCAATGATAATAATATGTCTATTTCTCCCTCATTAGGCTCTTTGTCTGCTTATCTATCCAAAAAAATGAGCGGCCCTATCTATAATAGGTTAAGAGATGAAGTAGAGAAGGTTATAGAATCTTTGCCTCTTCCTAAGGAGCCTACACTGAAAATAGCAAGAAAGCTTGAGGAATCTTTCAAATTCTTCTCTCCTGGGCTTCTTTTTGAGGAGTTGGGTTTTAAGTATTTTGGCCCCTTAAATGGGCATAAGCTTGAGGATTTAATAAAGATATTTGAGAATGTAAAGAAGCTTAGAGGCCCTATACTTATTCATGTAGTTACCAAAAAGGGCAAGGGGTATAAGCCCGCTGAGGATAACCCTTCCTTGTTTCATGGAATTGGTAAGTTTGATGTTGAAAGTGGCGAGCCTATAAAGTCTAAGACTGTAAAGAAGAATTGCTCATCTGTATTTGGAGATAAGGTTGTTGAAATAATGAGAAAAAGGGATGATGTTGTTGCTATAACTGCTGCTATGCTTCTTGGAACAGGGCTTCAGAAAGCTAAAAATGAGTTCCCTGATAGAGTGTATGATGTGGGCATTGCAGAGCAACATGCCGTTACCATGGCAGGGGGATTGTCAATAAAAGGCATAAAGCCAATTGTTGCCATATATTCTACGTTCTTACAAAGGGCATATGACCAGATAATACACGATATAGCATTGCAAAATTTGCCAGTAATATTTGCAATTGACAGAGCAGGCATCGTTGGAGATGATGGTGAAACACATCAAGGCGTGTTTGATATATCGTATCTACGGGCTGTACCGAATATGACTATAATAGCACCTAAGGATAGTTATGAGCTTGAAAAAGTGTTGGAGTTTGCTGTTGATTATAATGATGGACCAGTTGCAGTGAGGTATCCGCGTGGTACATGCGCTACCATAGATGAAAGATATAGAATAGAGAAAATAGAGATAGGGAAGTGGCAAACTCTCAAAAAAGCAGAAAATGATGATGTAGCTATACTAGCTGTAGGCAATTGCAATGAAGTTGCCCTTAAGGTAGAAGAAGAATTAGCTAAAAGTAATGTAGGAGTTACTATTGTTAATGCTTTGTTTGTAAAACCTATGGACTATGAATTATTAAGGAATCTTTCTAAGTATAAAGTTGTTGTTACAATAGAGGAGAATGTGAAGCTTGGCGGTTTTGGGGAGGCTGTTGCTTCATTCTTTATGGAAGAAGGTATAGGTGTAAAGTTTAGGTCTTTTGCCTTACCGGATATTTTTATAGAGCACGGCAGTCAGGAAATTCTGAGGGATAAATACGGGCTTTCTGCAAGAAAGATATCAGAATATATACTTCACCTTACATCTTAA
- the ybgF gene encoding tol-pal system protein YbgF: MKRIFAVVFICILVWGSSALGQGENPYSIEVKVIKNEQAIKLLQQQQAQLYLKMENLLVKYGEIKGQLDSVLHQLQTIQDEINKLLLKENSQTTEIPPAQPQKPEAAAKTGQTSAISQSQSTQVKTTTTPPKMQPRVAEDEAAFDKALALFKKKDYGSAIEAFKAFKKDFKDSKLMPDAVFYLAESYFAKGEYDRAIINYDYLINTYPKSSKIAKATLKEGLAFIKMGDKVDGNYLLQKVIKQFPNSLEAKEAKKILKKGK; the protein is encoded by the coding sequence ATGAAAAGAATATTTGCTGTGGTTTTTATATGTATTTTGGTTTGGGGTAGCTCTGCCTTAGGGCAGGGCGAGAACCCCTATTCTATAGAGGTTAAGGTTATAAAAAATGAGCAGGCCATAAAGCTTCTCCAACAACAACAAGCTCAGCTTTATCTCAAAATGGAGAATCTACTTGTTAAATATGGTGAAATAAAAGGACAGTTGGATAGCGTTTTGCATCAACTTCAAACAATACAGGATGAAATAAACAAACTTTTATTAAAGGAGAACTCCCAGACAACTGAGATTCCACCTGCTCAGCCACAAAAACCTGAAGCTGCTGCAAAAACAGGCCAGACGAGTGCAATATCCCAATCACAAAGTACGCAAGTTAAAACAACAACCACACCGCCTAAGATGCAACCAAGAGTCGCAGAAGATGAGGCGGCATTCGATAAAGCTTTGGCTTTATTTAAAAAGAAGGATTATGGTTCAGCTATAGAGGCATTTAAGGCTTTTAAAAAGGACTTTAAAGATTCAAAGCTTATGCCTGATGCTGTGTTTTACTTAGCTGAAAGCTATTTTGCTAAAGGTGAATATGACAGGGCTATCATAAACTATGATTATTTGATAAATACCTACCCAAAGAGTTCAAAGATTGCTAAAGCTACACTTAAAGAGGGTTTAGCTTTCATAAAAATGGGTGATAAAGTTGATGGTAACTATTTATTACAAAAAGTCATAAAGCAGTTTCCTAATAGCTTAGAAGCTAAAGAGGCTAAAAAAATCTTGAAGAAAGGGAAATAA
- a CDS encoding peptidoglycan-associated lipoprotein codes for MKRKGKLVSASLIGVAFLMSGCMCMHKGVQNAPKKIVVEKPATTTQQAKVDLKTIFTDIHFNFDKYNLTYINKWGIKQNVPAVLDGIAQYMVKHPNVRIRIEGNCDERGTVEYNLALGQKRALAAKKYLVAKGVNPDRIDIISYGESRPLDPAHNEYAWAKNRRDHFVILSK; via the coding sequence ATGAAAAGAAAAGGCAAGCTAGTTAGTGCTTCTTTGATAGGTGTAGCATTTTTAATGAGTGGTTGTATGTGTATGCATAAGGGCGTACAGAATGCCCCTAAAAAGATTGTTGTAGAAAAGCCAGCTACTACTACACAACAGGCAAAGGTTGATTTAAAAACCATATTTACGGATATTCACTTTAATTTTGATAAGTATAATTTAACCTACATCAACAAGTGGGGTATAAAGCAAAATGTTCCTGCCGTTTTGGATGGTATAGCTCAGTATATGGTTAAACATCCAAATGTAAGAATAAGAATTGAAGGCAATTGTGATGAAAGGGGCACAGTTGAGTACAACTTAGCATTAGGCCAAAAAAGGGCTTTGGCAGCAAAGAAGTATTTGGTTGCAAAGGGTGTAAACCCAGATAGGATAGACATCATTTCATACGGAGAGAGTAGACCATTAGATCCTGCACACAACGAGTATGCTTGGGCTAAAAACAGAAGGGATCATTTTGTAATACTCTCCAAATAA
- a CDS encoding OmpA family protein, with product MKRVIIVLILIVGLFGIYGCSSSPKYVKSQSQNEVNNPQIKSSTLKYPSLNTIEGSDFASFEDAKKHFDKVAVDIHFKFNSFEIEPINQYGINEKPKAILDRIAAFMLKHPTLKVRIEGNCDERGTVEYNLALGQKRALAAKKYLVAKGVNPDRIDIISYGESRPLDPAHNEYAWAKNRRDHFVLLER from the coding sequence ATGAAGAGAGTAATTATTGTATTGATCTTGATTGTAGGTCTTTTTGGTATTTATGGATGTTCTTCATCTCCTAAGTATGTAAAAAGCCAGTCTCAGAATGAGGTAAATAATCCCCAGATAAAATCTTCAACGCTTAAGTATCCATCTTTAAATACCATTGAAGGCAGTGATTTTGCTTCGTTTGAGGATGCTAAAAAACATTTTGATAAGGTTGCAGTAGATATTCATTTTAAATTCAATAGTTTTGAAATTGAGCCGATTAATCAATATGGCATAAACGAAAAGCCAAAAGCTATACTTGATAGAATCGCCGCTTTTATGTTGAAACATCCTACGTTGAAGGTAAGAATTGAAGGCAATTGTGATGAAAGGGGCACAGTTGAGTACAACTTAGCATTAGGCCAAAAAAGGGCTTTGGCAGCAAAGAAGTATTTGGTTGCAAAGGGTGTAAACCCAGATAGGATAGACATCATTTCATACGGAGAGAGTAGACCATTAGATCCTGCACACAACGAGTATGCTTGGGCTAAAAACAGAAGGGATCATTTTGTTCTTTTGGAGAGATAA
- a CDS encoding LpqB family beta-propeller domain-containing protein, translating into MKRFVVFLAFIVFIGLNAQADTFKIEISNPKYKPINIGLWGFVKNTPTSISKRFLSTLKRDLKVSGLFSWDETQHFSYDAPSKVVNGIAKLDNLDYVIYGDAYIEGKSIYVNVRITDVLKNSVLFEKTYTTNEYSLGWLANRVVDVLIGYVTGVYGPFESKIAFALGDGRVSDIYVCDFNGENVVRITNWHNFNILPKWVSDDELTFLSYRYGKPALFLFNVFSGKLSKLFSNSNLSISASRYMGYFAIPFNRFGSVNIYAVNARGRVIKKLTNDPSINVSPTFTPDFSKMVFVSNRGGNPQIYIKDLSSFDSPVRLTFNGKYNSSPAVSPDGKKIAYISIDNGTTYLKVMNIDGSNDRVVMKGNSLDSPSWAYDSRFVALTGRVGNKNAIFVVNTINGNYSVAMESKLIYNGLSVSSKLQ; encoded by the coding sequence ATGAAAAGATTTGTTGTGTTTTTGGCATTTATTGTATTTATTGGATTAAATGCCCAAGCAGATACCTTTAAAATTGAGATATCAAACCCAAAATATAAACCCATAAATATAGGTTTATGGGGTTTTGTTAAAAATACACCCACCTCTATATCGAAGAGATTTTTATCAACACTTAAAAGGGACTTAAAGGTTTCTGGCCTATTTAGTTGGGATGAAACCCAACATTTTTCATATGATGCCCCCTCTAAAGTAGTTAATGGGATAGCAAAGCTGGATAACCTGGATTATGTAATATATGGCGATGCTTATATTGAAGGTAAGTCTATTTATGTAAATGTAAGGATTACAGATGTATTAAAGAATAGTGTTTTATTTGAAAAAACCTATACTACAAATGAATACTCATTAGGCTGGCTGGCAAATAGGGTTGTAGATGTTCTGATTGGTTATGTAACGGGTGTATATGGTCCATTTGAAAGTAAAATAGCTTTTGCTTTAGGAGACGGTAGGGTAAGTGATATTTATGTATGTGATTTTAATGGGGAAAATGTCGTTAGAATAACCAATTGGCATAATTTTAATATTCTTCCTAAATGGGTATCTGATGATGAGCTGACATTTCTTTCATACAGATACGGTAAACCAGCTCTGTTTTTGTTTAATGTTTTTAGTGGAAAATTGAGTAAATTGTTTAGTAATTCAAACCTTAGCATATCAGCATCGAGGTATATGGGCTATTTTGCTATACCTTTTAACAGATTTGGCAGCGTTAATATATATGCAGTGAACGCAAGGGGAAGGGTTATAAAAAAACTGACAAACGATCCGAGTATAAATGTTTCTCCTACATTTACACCTGATTTCTCTAAAATGGTGTTTGTGTCAAACAGGGGTGGCAATCCTCAGATTTACATAAAAGATTTAAGTTCATTTGACTCACCTGTTAGGCTAACCTTTAATGGGAAATACAACTCAAGTCCGGCTGTTTCGCCCGATGGTAAAAAGATTGCCTATATCTCTATAGACAACGGTACAACGTATCTTAAAGTCATGAATATAGACGGAAGCAATGATAGGGTTGTTATGAAGGGTAATAGTTTAGATTCGCCAAGTTGGGCCTATGACTCAAGGTTCGTCGCTCTGACGGGAAGAGTAGGAAATAAGAATGCCATATTTGTAGTAAACACCATAAATGGAAATTACTCTGTTGCAATGGAAAGTAAGTTAATATATAATGGATTGAGCGTTAGCTCTAAATTACAGTAA
- a CDS encoding energy transducer TonB encodes MKFVSIFFSILVHLLFVVAFILFNKSHALFVKQAPIYTVNILQIKNEKPKQNKTTKKTSNVIVKKPKHKLKPKMKPKKLKPKPKPKNKIVKKIDVETKIKKLQEQVKVEELREKLLRRKIETLKKHLASQQEAQKSYKKALSAGYVNIIQSSIYNNWGVSKDVIDDNVFITTVKIKLDYKGNLINLRILKSSGNAYFDGTVIDAIRSSEPFTPPPKEILSDGVVEFIITFDSREKQ; translated from the coding sequence ATGAAATTTGTTAGCATTTTCTTTTCTATTTTAGTCCATCTGCTGTTTGTAGTTGCCTTTATTTTATTTAATAAAAGCCATGCTTTGTTTGTTAAACAAGCTCCTATATATACTGTTAATATACTTCAGATAAAAAACGAGAAACCTAAACAGAATAAGACAACAAAGAAAACCTCTAATGTTATTGTAAAAAAGCCTAAGCATAAACTAAAGCCAAAAATGAAACCTAAAAAACTTAAACCTAAGCCTAAACCGAAAAATAAAATTGTAAAGAAGATCGATGTGGAAACTAAAATTAAAAAATTACAGGAACAGGTCAAGGTAGAAGAGTTGAGAGAAAAGCTCTTAAGAAGAAAGATTGAAACTTTAAAGAAACATCTGGCAAGCCAACAAGAAGCCCAAAAGAGTTATAAAAAGGCCTTATCCGCTGGCTATGTAAATATCATTCAAAGCTCTATATATAACAATTGGGGTGTCTCTAAAGATGTTATAGATGATAATGTTTTTATAACTACTGTAAAAATAAAACTTGATTACAAAGGAAATTTGATTAATCTAAGAATATTGAAAAGCTCAGGTAACGCCTACTTTGATGGAACGGTGATAGATGCTATTAGATCATCAGAACCTTTTACTCCACCACCAAAGGAAATTTTGAGTGATGGCGTTGTTGAGTTTATAATAACCTTTGATAGTAGGGAGAAGCAATGA
- a CDS encoding ExbD/TolR family protein yields the protein MRRKTNRGSFSDINITPLVDVMLVLLVIFMVTTPMLVKGIRVNLPKTKSGQTKIEKKNVIISIDKNGHYYLDKVLITQDALEDFLKAHKDKSVIIKSDKDVRYGLVIHLIDMVKSAGISKVGLATQPRQ from the coding sequence ATGAGAAGAAAAACAAACAGGGGTTCGTTTTCTGATATAAATATAACACCACTGGTCGATGTAATGCTTGTATTATTAGTTATATTTATGGTTACGACCCCTATGTTGGTTAAAGGAATAAGGGTAAATTTACCAAAGACAAAGTCGGGTCAGACAAAGATCGAAAAGAAGAATGTCATAATTTCTATAGATAAGAATGGACATTACTATCTTGATAAAGTATTAATAACGCAAGATGCGCTTGAGGATTTTTTAAAGGCCCATAAGGATAAAAGTGTTATTATTAAGTCGGATAAGGATGTTAGATATGGGCTGGTTATACATTTAATAGATATGGTTAAATCCGCAGGTATATCTAAGGTAGGGCTTGCCACTCAACCTCGACAATGA
- a CDS encoding MotA/TolQ/ExbB proton channel family protein, with protein sequence MGNVYFGFSHVGSVAVAVLIILAVMSVFSWAFIFYKWLQLKGLDRKNKVFLNKFIETKDKTSLEAFAKASDSIAGKLYLLNKESSSSAFTFFEMIARELEGGFPWLASVGATAPFVGLFGTVWGIINAFNNIGNVQSVTIATVAPGISEALITTAAGIFVAVPAVIGYNILHTKLSSLLNELDGFLEALSR encoded by the coding sequence ATGGGTAATGTATATTTTGGGTTTTCTCATGTAGGCAGTGTTGCTGTAGCTGTATTAATTATATTGGCTGTTATGTCTGTTTTTTCCTGGGCGTTTATTTTCTACAAGTGGCTTCAGCTTAAAGGGCTTGATAGGAAAAACAAGGTATTTTTAAACAAATTCATTGAAACAAAGGATAAAACATCGCTGGAGGCGTTTGCAAAAGCGTCTGATTCAATAGCAGGAAAACTTTATCTTCTGAATAAAGAGTCTTCATCTTCGGCTTTTACCTTTTTTGAGATGATAGCAAGGGAATTAGAAGGGGGGTTTCCGTGGCTTGCCTCTGTAGGCGCCACAGCCCCCTTTGTGGGTCTATTTGGAACGGTATGGGGTATTATAAACGCCTTTAATAACATAGGTAATGTTCAAAGTGTTACTATAGCTACAGTGGCCCCTGGAATTTCCGAGGCCTTAATTACGACGGCCGCAGGTATATTTGTAGCAGTTCCTGCTGTTATCGGTTATAATATACTCCATACAAAACTATCTTCCCTTCTCAATGAGCTCGATGGATTCTTAGAGGCTTTGTCCCGTTAA
- the atpC gene encoding ATP synthase F1 subunit epsilon, which translates to MPLNCSIVTPSKSIFEGKIEYISAPGQVGEFGVLPGHESFVTVLDVGIIDVHIADNDKKRYLIVGGYFEITEDNIVVIADDVLSKEEINIEEAKEKLQEYKNELSSLKQGDANYELIRRKVKTYEKMLELTS; encoded by the coding sequence GTGCCGTTGAACTGTAGTATAGTTACGCCATCAAAGAGTATATTTGAGGGCAAAATAGAATATATTTCAGCACCAGGACAGGTGGGTGAGTTTGGTGTATTGCCTGGCCATGAAAGCTTTGTTACAGTGCTGGATGTGGGTATTATAGATGTTCATATTGCTGATAATGATAAAAAAAGGTATTTGATAGTTGGTGGGTATTTCGAGATAACAGAAGATAATATAGTCGTAATAGCCGATGATGTTTTGTCGAAGGAAGAGATAAACATAGAGGAAGCAAAAGAAAAACTTCAGGAGTATAAAAATGAACTTTCTTCGTTGAAACAAGGTGATGCGAATTATGAGCTTATAAGAAGAAAAGTTAAAACCTACGAAAAGATGTTGGAGTTGACTTCATAA
- the atpD gene encoding F0F1 ATP synthase subunit beta translates to MAEKGKIVQVIGPVVDVEFESSELPPIYTALKIEKDKIEGATADLILEVQQHLGEKRVRTIAMDSTDGLVRGTEVENTNNYITTPVGEPVLGRIMNVVGEPVDELGPISSDVRWPIHRDAPPLEEQSTSSEMFETGIKVIDLLCPYAKGGKTGLFGGAGVGKTVLIMELIHNVAMHHGGYSVFCGVGERTREGNDLWNEMKESGVLDKAALIYGQMNEPPGARARVGLTGLTVAEYFRDEKHLDVLIFIDNIFRFTQAGSEVSALLGRIPSAVGYQPTLGTDMGELQERITSTKKGSITSVQAIYVPADDLTDPAPATTFSHLDATTVLSRKLAELGIYPAVDPLDSTSRILDPAVVGREHYETARQVQEILQRYKELQDIIAILGMEELSEEDKVIVNRARKIQRFLSQPFFVAEQFTGMSGKYVSIQETIKGFREIIDGKHDEIPEQAFYMVGTIDEALEKAKTLV, encoded by the coding sequence ATGGCAGAAAAAGGTAAGATCGTTCAGGTTATAGGACCAGTAGTTGACGTTGAATTTGAGAGTAGTGAGTTGCCACCTATATATACGGCTTTAAAAATAGAAAAAGATAAGATTGAGGGGGCTACGGCTGACCTTATCTTAGAGGTTCAACAGCACCTTGGTGAGAAAAGAGTTAGAACAATTGCTATGGATTCAACTGATGGTCTTGTGAGAGGAACTGAGGTTGAGAACACAAACAACTACATAACCACGCCTGTTGGTGAACCTGTGCTTGGAAGGATTATGAACGTTGTTGGAGAACCAGTCGATGAGTTAGGTCCCATAAGCTCTGATGTTAGGTGGCCTATCCATAGGGATGCTCCACCTCTCGAAGAGCAGTCTACAAGTTCTGAGATGTTTGAAACAGGAATTAAGGTTATTGACCTTTTGTGCCCATATGCTAAGGGTGGTAAAACAGGTCTATTCGGTGGCGCTGGTGTTGGAAAAACGGTCTTGATCATGGAGCTTATTCATAATGTTGCTATGCATCATGGAGGATATTCTGTTTTCTGTGGCGTTGGAGAGAGAACGAGGGAAGGAAACGACTTATGGAACGAGATGAAGGAATCCGGTGTTTTGGATAAGGCTGCTCTAATTTATGGTCAGATGAACGAGCCACCTGGAGCAAGGGCAAGAGTAGGTTTAACAGGGCTTACAGTTGCTGAGTATTTCAGGGATGAAAAACACCTGGATGTTTTGATTTTTATCGATAATATATTCCGCTTTACCCAAGCTGGTTCTGAGGTTTCGGCATTATTGGGAAGAATTCCTTCTGCTGTTGGTTATCAGCCGACATTGGGTACAGATATGGGTGAGCTTCAGGAAAGGATTACATCTACAAAGAAAGGCTCTATTACATCTGTTCAGGCAATATATGTCCCTGCAGACGATTTAACGGACCCGGCACCTGCCACAACATTCTCACACTTAGATGCTACGACTGTTCTTTCAAGGAAGCTTGCAGAGCTTGGAATCTACCCTGCTGTTGATCCACTTGATTCAACATCAAGAATTTTAGACCCAGCTGTTGTTGGTAGAGAGCATTATGAGACTGCAAGGCAAGTTCAGGAGATTTTACAGAGATACAAAGAGCTTCAGGACATTATAGCTATCTTGGGTATGGAAGAACTTTCTGAGGAAGATAAAGTTATTGTTAATAGGGCAAGGAAGATTCAAAGATTTCTGTCTCAGCCTTTCTTTGTTGCTGAACAGTTTACAGGAATGAGCGGTAAATACGTATCAATCCAGGAGACAATAAAAGGTTTTAGAGAAATAATAGACGGTAAACATGATGAGATACCAGAACAGGCATTCTATATGGTTGGCACTATCGATGAGGCATTAGAGAAGGCTAAAACACTTGTATAG
- the atpG gene encoding ATP synthase F1 subunit gamma, with translation MAVSMRDIKRKITSIQKTQQITKAMKMVAAAKLRKTQEAALMFRPYRNKLEQMIGALVSSSSHLDNKLLRFRDVKNVDLIVITSDRGLCGAFNHNVLKETERLINTKFAGKNVNLILIGRFAHTYFKFRGIRPKEAYSDILKDKAEFSVASDIMDKIIVDFSDEKSDEVYVVYNRFVNVLVQKVTVKKVLPVYIGDKVPTSGQVEEKFLFEPNKETVLNELLPKYVKMELYGSMLESLAGEYAARMTAMDAATNNAGEMIKSLTLEFNKARQASITKELIEITTSIEAMKQ, from the coding sequence ATGGCTGTTAGCATGCGAGATATAAAAAGAAAAATAACCAGTATCCAAAAGACTCAGCAGATAACCAAGGCTATGAAGATGGTTGCTGCTGCTAAACTGAGAAAAACTCAGGAAGCAGCATTGATGTTTAGACCCTACAGAAATAAACTTGAGCAGATGATAGGTGCCTTGGTTAGTTCTTCATCTCATCTGGATAATAAGTTATTGCGTTTCAGAGATGTAAAAAATGTAGACTTAATAGTGATTACATCTGATAGAGGCTTATGTGGAGCTTTCAATCATAATGTTCTCAAGGAGACAGAGAGGCTCATTAATACAAAGTTTGCGGGGAAAAATGTAAACCTTATTCTCATAGGAAGATTTGCCCATACTTACTTTAAATTTAGGGGAATAAGACCAAAAGAGGCATACAGTGATATCTTAAAAGATAAAGCTGAGTTTTCTGTGGCCAGCGATATAATGGATAAGATTATTGTTGATTTTTCCGATGAGAAGAGTGATGAAGTTTATGTTGTATATAATAGGTTTGTGAATGTTTTAGTACAAAAGGTTACTGTTAAAAAAGTGCTGCCTGTTTATATAGGCGATAAGGTGCCGACTAGCGGGCAGGTGGAGGAGAAGTTTTTATTCGAACCAAATAAAGAAACCGTATTGAATGAATTGTTGCCTAAGTATGTTAAAATGGAACTCTACGGCAGTATGCTTGAATCCTTAGCTGGTGAATATGCTGCTAGGATGACTGCTATGGATGCTGCAACAAACAACGCTGGAGAGATGATTAAGAGTCTAACTCTTGAGTTTAACAAGGCAAGGCAGGCATCAATTACAAAAGAGCTTATTGAAATAACAACAAGTATTGAAGCTATGAAACAATAA